A region of Plutella xylostella chromosome 29, ilPluXylo3.1, whole genome shotgun sequence DNA encodes the following proteins:
- the LOC105382264 gene encoding mucin-19 isoform X3: MWCLHFVAVLAAFGLLAPAYSNVIVRDDGNQFQDEDSQRQVISKNNYQRYSQTNAGNYDQGYNQRNENNGQQQYVNRPRYSQQQGVVIQRSTGGRSGSSWNSGLPPHLVEFMKNRLYSSQIRRTQRLQNNQATQQQQVVVPQNQVQYSSAQASAQSSAQSGTVSTTNAQAQAYAAQQAEEAAENKSLEEAEELLLEAEAQEERARQIEQQARQALQAAEIAEAEANQRLIEAERKEQLALARIHHPRGHLAPQTVTATSTAEATAVTQTTSGAPVPVPAAPVVPVVPAAPAVPLAPVPAPAAIVAAPAPVDYVGSPVYFNSAPDAYNAAPVSEYSEVPQGPVATTSYISEASVAPVAPLAPAPVDQQYASATSSSVAQTSQGPALAPTSAGVAQATASAASAVTVATQQEQQANAAFAQARAVVQQAYNNYAQAQVALQQAQTQAIAAAQAAQGPNGNAAAAFAAAQAAQVAQSQFNDAAVQLQQAEEAYAQAQAAQQQAAQSAAAALAAQQQAQALAASEAAAEQAAANAAAAASAQAVANNNAAQAQAAATATAAAATNAANAVTAANAANEQANANAAAAASAVAAQQQNLSQAQAAVVASTQQAQAIATAAAASQAQQQAAVAAAQQAVSTAAAGVNAAGTQLNQANAGLSAALAQVRQAQAALQQAQQAAQQANADAAAAAATNSQAAALAADQAAQNAAYGVYVAQNQLQQAEQAYQAALAAQQQATAVAQAAQSAQQQAASQAAAAQSAATAQAQQVALAQAAAEVAQEQATAQAASAAAANQQAVANAQAAASAQIQAANAQAEASAQAVAAANQAATTQAAVNAANAANAADAAAAAQAAAAAQAANIQATTNAQAAAIAQAAIDAANAANAANAANAANAANAANAANAANAANAASAANAANAANAANAASAANAASAANAANAANAANAINAANAQTAANAQAANAQAAATAEANAEAAALASATSAFPGLLQFLQSLGYGPASAPGSLVLPSLPAAPVVAPTSSAATSISSATAPGYPGAPVSASTTSKSTSLTSAPAGPGAPAAPGAPAAPGAPVTTSTATTSTSTTSVAPVAGVAPVAGVAPGAGVAPVAGVAPVAGVAPVAGVAPGAGVAPGAGVAPVAGVAPGAGVAPGAGVAPVAGVAPGGSSAAVAASSAAIAAAIAQENNAAQVLAQAEANEQQAQAVYQAAITALHQAQAAAQAAFAATQQPNGTADITALNAALQAIQTANNNVNNASVQLHQAHQALAQARVVQRQAQTAVMNAVSLQKQAEHKAAASQAAAAAAATAASQQAAATATAQAQAAQAQAQAAAQANAAAQAEQIAQADAQATAATLAAEQNAAAAATANTSASAGGLQGFLDYLQSLGFGGSAGANAAAGTATSQGTAGAPGSLGGLYGTQGAPGTVLGANGLGGVNGLGGVNGLGGVGGPNGLGGVGGTNGLGGVGAANGLGGLGNVNGLGGSGGLAGLNGLGGVSGVNGLGSLLGLNGLGGVGGANGLTGVVGANGLGGLGGINAALGLTGGVNGALENIGGLNAGGELSALAGLNLGGVGLDGLSGIAGLDGLTDLVGLGGANDLSGLGNQGGVNGLAGLLGLSANGANGGALTIGALGGAAGGQNVPVPTQTVASQSTAGSTVVSQGPGAVVPATTGAAPLVNDTPAQGGLSGLLAYLSSLGLPIPASLTAAINTSGVAPLPLTPAPVAQGVTPGVTPVPVAPGATPVPVSPAVLPVPGIGPTFLNPGVAPAPPAPGALPVPGTGQTFVNPGALPAPVAPGVVPAPLAPVGAPLPLTQGVAPAPVAPGLTPAPVAPVTSTSATSASTVTSAGPTGISAATAAAAAQVRQAVAAERIAAAQVASAQAVVRQAAAACSAAVVAAQAATTAAALEAAQTGYITAVDQYHQAQTNLAQAQATLRQAAAAVTAAVTSQLQASAQASSVAQAAANGAAAATAIQTDAGIQSSVQQLEANASAQAQASAQQAAAAATAEAAAETAFEQATAAAAAQAAAQNAANQAAANAAAQAATTAAGQAAVAQAQSTASGLSAGGAYPGVSGAYTGAPGTYGTTQGAYPGAAGALAGANAYTSSVPSAFPGAAVPGAPALAPGAVGNDYPSILPSFDEYFNGGAASLYPGAGYPGTAGIGGAGYPGYSLYPGSAYPGANTAAGSASSAATTTGAGYPGAPGTATSAATTATTVGAPGAPAGSPGFAYPGAPGTTASTATAASAAATSGAPAGYPGAPAGYPGAPATAASAATATTTSGAGYTGPAYPGASTAAAGSTATTSAGYPGAGSAYASANSSAASQTTSGVPQVSYGLSESPEQCTLVIIKTCNTVTNADGTQNTQCTTRTEPIGA; encoded by the exons ATGTGGTGTCTTCATTTCGTCGCCGTTCTGGCGGCATTTGGACTTCTGGCTCCAGCTT aTTCTAATGTTATAGTTAGGGACGATGGAAACCAATTCCAGGATGAAg ATAGTCAAAGACAagttataagtaaaaataattaccAACGTTATTCCCAAACCAATGCTGGAAACTATGACCAGG gaTACAACCAAAGGAATGAAAACAATGGTCAACAACAATATGTCAATA GACCACGATACAGCCAGCAACAAGgag TAGTTATTCAAAGGAGTACAGGTGGAAGATCAG GATCTTCCTGGAACAGCGGACTGCCACCTCATCTTgttgaatttatgaaaaatcgTCTATACAgtt CTCAAATTCGTCGTACTCAAAGACTTCAGAATAATCAAGCAACCCAGCAACAGCAAGTCGTAGTCCCCCAAAACCAAGTGCAGTACAGCTCTGCTCAAGCCAGTGCGCAATCAAGTGCGCAAAGTGGGACAGTTAGCACTACCAATGCTCAAGCTCAAGCTTACGCTGCCCAACAAGCTGAGGAAGCCGCCGAAAACAAATCCTTGGAAGAAGCAGAAGAATTGCTCTTGGAAGCTGAAGCTCAAGAAGAGCGTGCTCGTCAAATTGAACAGCAAGCGAGACAGGCGTTGCAAGCAGCTGAAATAGCCGAAGCAGAGGCCAACCAGAGGCTGATAGAAGCTGAGAGGAAGGAACAGCTAGCTTTGGCTAGAATACACCACCCGAGGGGACACTTGGCTCCACAGACCGTAACAGCGACTTCAACTGCTGAAGCTACAGCAGTCACGCAAACAACATCCGGTGCTCCCGTGCCTGTGCCAGCTGCCCCAGTAGTGCCAGTAGTGCCAGCAGCCCCAGCAGTCCCACTAGCACCAGTGCCAGCCCCCGCAGCTATTGTAGCAGCACCAGCACCAGTAGACTACGTCGGATCTCCAGTGTACTTCAACTCAGCACCTGACGCGTATAATGCAGCTCCAGTTTCAGAGTATTCTGAAGTTCCACAAGGACCAGTAGCTACAACCTCATACATATCAGAGGCATCTGTTGCACCAGTCGCACCATTGGCACCAGCTCCAGTTGACCAGCAGTACGCTTCAGCCACGTCATCATCTGTGGCACAAACCTCACAAGGACCAGCGTTGGCTCCAACCTCAGCTGGAGTTGCTCAAGCCACTGCCTCGGCCGCGTCAGCAGTTACTGTCGCCACCCAACAG GAACAGCAAGCCAACGCAGCATTCGCGCAAGCAAGGGCTGTAGTGCAGCAAGCATACAACAACTACGCTCAAGCTCAAGTGGCTCTTCAGCAAGCTCAGACTCAGGCTATCGCCGCTGCGCAGGCTGCTCAAGGACCCAATGGCAACGCAGCCGCAGCATTCGCCGCCGCTCAGGCCGCTCAAGTCGCTCAGAGCCAGTTCAACGATGCCGCCGTTCAG CTCCAACAAGCCGAAGAAGCGTACGCCCAAGCCCAAGCCGCCCAACAACAGGCCGCCCAGTCCGCTGCCGCCGCCCTCGCTGCCCAGCAGCAGGCGCAGGCGCTCGCCGCCAGCGAGGCCGCCGCCGAGCAAGCCGCCGCcaacgccgccgccgccgcttctGCACAG GCCGTAGCAAACAACAACGCCGCACAAGCACAGGCAGCAGccaccgccaccgccgccgcggccACCAACGCAGCCAACGCCGTCACCGCAGCCAACGCTGCTAATGAGCAAGCTAACGCTAACGCAGCGGCTGCCGCAAGCGCCGTCGCAGCTCAACAGCAAAACCTGAGCCAAGCTCAAGCCGCCGTCGTTGCGTCAACCCAGCAAGCCCAAGCCATCGCCACCGCTGCAGCAGCATCACAAGCGCAACAGCAAGCCGCCGTGGCCGCAGCTCAACAAGCTGTCTCTACCGCAGCAGCCGGAGTTAACGCTGCTGGTACACAG ttgaACCAAGCCAACGCCGGTCTTTCGGCAGCATTAGCCCAAGTGAGACAAGCGCAAGCAGCATTGCAGCAAGCACAACAAGCCGCCCAGCAAGCCAAcgccgacgccgccgccgccgccgccaccaacAGTCAAGCCGCAGCTCTTGCCGCCGACCAAGCTGCGCAGAATGCCGCTTACGGTGTCTACGTTGCTCAAAATCAG TTGCAACAAGCCGAGCAAGCATACCAAGCAGCATTGGCAGCTCAGCAGCAAGCCACGGCCGTAGCGCAGGCCGCGCAGTCCGCCCAGCAGCAAGCCGCCAGCCAAGCAGCCGCGGCTCAGTCTGCTGCAACAGCACAG GCACAACAAGTCGCCTTAGCTCAAGCTGcggcagaagttgctcaagaACAGGCTACTGCTCAAGCTGCATCTGCAGCAGCAGCTAACCAACAAGCTGTTGCAAACGCACAGGCAGCCGCCAGCGCTCAGATTCAAGCCGCTAATGCTCAAGCTGAAGCCAGTGCTCAAGCTGTAGCTGCTGCTAACCAAGCCGCAACCACTCAAGCCGCAGTCAATGCAGCCAACGCAGCAAATGCAGCGGACGCCGCCGCTGCTGCACAAGCAGCAGCCGCTGCTCAAGCAGCTAACATTCAAGCCACAACCAACGCTCAAGCAGCCGCTATTGCTCAAGCCGCAATCGATGCCGCTAACGCAGCTAACGCAGCCAACGCAGCCAACGCAGCCAACGCAGCCAACGCAGCCAACGCAGCCAACGCAGCCAACGCAGCCAACGCAGCCAGCGCAGCCAACGCAGCCAACGCAGCCAACGCAGCCAATGCAGCTAGCGCAGCCAATGCAGCTAGCGCAGCCAACGCAGCCAACGCAGCCAACGCAGCCAACGCAATTAACGCAGCAAACGCCCAAACTGCAGCTAACGCTCAAGCAGCCAACGCTCAAGCGGCAGCCACTGCTGAAGCAAACGCCGAAGCAGCTGCATTGGCATCTGCCACGTCTGCATTCCCTGGATTACTCCAATTTCTGCAAAGCCTTGGATATGGTCCGGCATCAGCACCAggctcactagttttgccaagttTACCAGCGGCACCGGTGGTTGCACCCACTTCATCTGCTGCTACATCAATATCATCTGCAACTGCTCCAGGCTACCCCGGTGCTCCAGTTTCTGCGTCTACTACATCTAAATCAACATCTTTGACCAGTGCACCTGCTGGCCCAGGCGCACCTGCTGCCCCAGGTGCACCTGCTGCCCCAGGAGCACCAGTGACTACATCTACTGCAACTACATCAACATCTACAACCAGTGTTGCCCCAGTAGCAGGAGTTGCCCCAGTAGCAGGAGTTGCCCCAGGAGCAGGAGTTGCCCCAGTAGCAGGAGTTGCCCCAGTAGCAGGAGTTGCCCCAGTAGCAGGAGTAGCCCCAGGAGCAGGAGTTGCCCCAGGAGCAGGAGTTGCCCCAGTAGCAGGAGTAGCCCCAGGAGCAGGAGTTGCCCCAGGAGCAGGAGTTGCCCCAGTAGCAGGAGTTGCCCCAGGTGGCTCGTCTGCAGCCGTAGCTGCAAGCTCCGCTGCCATCGCTGCCGCTATTGCACAG GAAAATAATGCTGCTCAAGTGCTGGCCCAAGCTGAAGCTAACGAACAGCAAGCTCAAGCAGTTTACCAAGCCGCTATCACTGCTCTTCACCAAGCCCAAGCGGCAGCGCAAGCCGCATTCGCCGCCACCCAGCAGCCGAATGGAACAGCAGACATCACTGCTCTGAACGCTGCTCTTCAAGCTATTCAAACTGCCAACAACAATGTCAACAATGCTTCAGTACAG TTACATCAAGCACACCAAGCCTTAGCCCAGGCTCGCGTTGTGCAACGTCAAGCACAAACTGCTGTGATGAACGCTGTGTCCCTGCAAAAGCAAGCCGAACACAAGGCCGCGGCATCCCAAgctgctgccgccgccgccgctaccGCAGCCAGCCAGCaagccgccgccaccgccaccGCTCAAGCCCAAGCCGCACAGGCTCAAGCTCAAGCAGCTGCACAAGCTAACGCGGCAGCTCAg GCCGAGCAAATCGCCCAAGCTGATGCACAAGCCACAGCAGCTACTCTGGCGGCTGAACAGAACGCCGCTGCTGCTGCCACCGCTAACACCTCAGCCTCCGCTGGTGGTCTACAAGGATTCTTGGACTACCTTCAATCACTAGGATTCGGCGGATCAGCTGGAGCCAATGCTGCGGCCGGAACTGCCACAAGTCAGGGTACAGCGGGAGCGCCAGGATCACTGGGTGGTCTCTACGGAACCCAAGGCGCACCAGGAACCGTTCTTGGAGCGAATGGATTGGGAGGTGTTAACGGATTGGGAGGTGTTAACGGATTGGGCGGTGTAGgaggaccaaacggattgggAGGCGTTGGAGGAACTAACGGGTTAGGAGGCGTTGGAGCAGCTAACGGATTGGGAGGCCTTGGAAACGTTAATGGACTGGGAGGCTCTGGAGGTCTTGCAGGCCTTAATGGATTGGGAGGCGTTTCAGGGGTTAATGGATTGGGAAGCCTTTTAGGCCTTAACGGATTGGGAGGCGTTGGAGGAGCAAATGGATTGACAGGCGTTGTAGGAGCTAATGGCTTGGGAGGCCTTGGAGGCATTAATGCTGCATTAGGATTGACTGGCGGAGTAAATGGTGCATTGGAAAATATTGGAGGGTTGAACGCTGGAGGAGAATTGTCAGCCCTTGCAGGATTAAACCTTGGCGGTGTTGGTCTTGATGGCCTTAGCGGCATTGCAGGACTTGATGGTCTTACAGACCTTGTTGGCTTGGGAGGAGCTAATGATCTTTCAGGCCTTGGAAACCAAGGAGGAGTTAATGGTCTTGCCGGCCTTTTAGGCCTGAGTGCTAACGGAGCAAATGGAGGTGCTTTAACAATTGGAGCATTGGGTGGTGCGGCTGGTGGCCAGAATGTCCCGGTACCCACACAAACAGTTGCATCTCAAAGCACTGCAGGATCAACAGTTGTTTCTCAAGGACCAGGAGCGGTTGTTCCCGCAACAACAGGAGCAGCGCCTCTTGTAAATGATACACCAGCACAAGGAGGACTTTCAGGACTTTTGGCCTACTTGAGCTCATTGGGTCTACCGATCCCGGCATCATTGACCGCTGCAATTAACACATCTGGAGTAGCCCCTCTGCCTTTGACTCCAGCACCGGTCGCCCAGGGAGTTACCCCAGGAGTTACACCAGTACCAGTTGCCCCTGGAGCAACACCAGTACCTGTTTCCCCTGCTGTTTTACCAGTTCCTGGAATAGGACCAACATTTTTGAACCCTGGAGTTGCCCCAGCACCACCTGCCCCTGGTGCTTTACCCGTTCCTGGAACTGGACAAACATTTGTGAACCCTGGAGCACTTCCAGCACCTGTTGCCCCTGGAGTAGTCCCAGCACCACTTGCCCCTGTAGGAGCACCATTGCCACTTACCCAAGGAGTGGCTCCAGCACCAGTTGCCCCTGGACTAACCCCAGCACCAGTTGCCCCAGTAACAA GTACTTCAGCTACTTCAGCCTCGACTGTAACCTCAGCTGGACCAACCGGCATCAGCGcagccaccgccgccgccgccgcccaagTCAGGCAGGCTGTTGCagct GAACGCATAGCAGCAGCGCAAGTGGCGTCTGCCCAGGCCGTGGTCCGACAGGCCGCGGCGGCGTGCTCCGCGGCAGTGGTCGCAGCCCAGGCCGCCACCACCGCAGCAGCGCTTGAAGCAGCTCAAACCGGCTACATCACCGCTGTTGACCAG TATCACCAAGCCCAAACGAACCTGGCTCAGGCTCAAGCTACACTGCGTCAGGCAGCAGCAGCAGTCACAGCAGCAGTCACCAGTCAACTGCAAGCCTCAGCTCAGGCCTCAAGCGTAGCGCAAGCAGCAGCCAACGGAGCCGCCGCGGCCACCGCCATCCAGACCGACGCAGGGATCCAATCCAGCGTACAACAACTAGAGGCCAATGCGTCTGCTCAAGCCCAAGCAAGCGCCCAGCAAGCGGCTGCGGCAGCAACTGCTGAGGCGGCGGCAGAGACAGCTTTCGAACAGGCCACCGCGGCCGCTGCCGCCCAAGCAGCCGCCCAGAACGCAGCCAACCAAGCTGCAGCCAATGCCGCGGCCCAGGCCGCCACCACGGCCGCTGGACAGGCTGCCGTCGCACAAGCCCAGTCTACAGCTTCTGGACTATCTGCAGGAGGAGCTTACCCAGGAGTATCAGGAGCTTACACGGGAGCTCCAGGCACTTACGGAACAACACAAGGAGCTTACCCAGGAGCTGCAGGAGCTCTCGCTGGAGCAAACGCATACACCAGCTCTGTGCCCAGTGCATTCCCGGGAGCGGCCGTGCCCGGTGCACCTGCCCTCGCACCAGGAGCAGTAGGCAATGACTACCCATCAATTCTACCTTCTTTCGATGAGTACTTCAACGGCGGCGCCGCGTCTCTCTACCCTGGAGCGGGCTACCCCGGTACCGCAGGGATCGGAGGAGCCGGCTACCCAGGCTACTCTCTATATCCTGGCTCTGCCTACCCTGGTGCCAACACTGCCGCTGGATCCGCATCCTCCGCAGCCACCACTACTGGAGCAGGCTACCCGGGAGCACCTGGTACCGCTACATCCGCCGCCACTACTGCTACCACTGTTGGTGCCCCTGGTGCGCCCGCTGGATCCCCAGGTTTTGCCTACCCAGGAGCTCCTGGTACCACTGCATCAACAGCCACTGCTGCTTCTGCTGCTGCCACTTCTGGAGCACCAGCAGGCTACCCAGGAGCACCAGCAGGCTACCCAGGAGCACCTGCCACAGCTGCATCCGCCGCCACTGCCACTACCACTTCTGGTGCCGGCTACACAGGACCAGCCTACCCTGGAGCGTCTACAGCCGCCGCTGGATCCACCGCCACCACTAGTGCTGGTTACCCAGGAGCCGGAAGTGCTTATGCTTCTGCAAACTCATCTGCTGCAAGTCAGACCACTTCAG GTGTACCTCAGGTCTCATACGGATTATCAG AGTCACCTGAACAATGTACTTTGGTTATCATCAAGACTTGCAATACAG TAACCAACGCTGACGGAACACAGAATACTCAATGCACCACCAGAACCG aaCCGATCGGCGCCTGA